A portion of the Calliphora vicina chromosome 5, idCalVici1.1, whole genome shotgun sequence genome contains these proteins:
- the Paip1 gene encoding polyadenylate-binding protein-interacting protein 1 encodes MEITPGRAMYSPDEELKPLRPPKTYHPEAAAQPSRLSINAVEFVPRFGNVMPHNVQERLQKHQRQYIQKNYQQYQQQPQQQAYQQQQQQQSYSNGYGNQQQQQQHQPQYQPQTSQNMNAQMGSMNISNVQDRLRTSNNGGGRNGGGGGYHYQQQQQQRASGSGGGGQQADYHQNNHYRYNKNHNNQHQQQQQQPHHHNQHRYNNHHYQHQQQQQQQQQQYQQQSNASAVAESANDMENIALDYLQTVIQCLNQNPGQFDSIATRFITIFDGMESNHYVLSIAMEDIFDESIKNPNFRYMGAKLYNLLHMLNPSKDSLFHTLLKFKLDFHQQQVREYMQSKQEAKVRETALFLAELYMQLRGDDSRIYLIAENIVFSLKELLSMEDNKDNMRCICLTLKLAGYDLTSDCAGDMKEIIAKLDAINCQNPGKYPLANNVISLQKNNWGRKAIGADSLGDPETSKLPQPLRDSDDPVFYGPDGREITAEECEFLTNGAAGTAASSDNEDDNDDVDLDPEMDEETERDFKLFLKQANNKS; translated from the coding sequence ATGGAAATAACACCCGGGCGTGCCATGTACAGTCCAGATGAGGAACTAAAACCACTGAGGCCTCCAAAAACATATCATCCCGAAGCCGCGGCGCAACCTTCAAGACTTTCCATTAATGCGGTCGAATTTGTGCCACGTTTCGGCAATGTAATGCCGCACAATGTACAAGAACGCTTACAGAAACATCAGAGACAGTATATACAAAAGAACTATCAACAATACCAGCAACAGCCACAGCAACAAGCAtaccagcagcagcagcaacagcaatcCTATTCCAATGGTTACGGTaatcaacagcagcaacagcagcatcaGCCGCAATATCAACCACAAACATCACAAAATATGAACGCTCAAATGGGCTCCATGAATATTTCGAATGTACAAGATCGTCTACGTACCAGCAATAATGGTGGAGGTCGTAATGGTGGCGGCGGAGGTTATCActatcagcagcagcagcaacaacgcGCCAGCGGTAGTGGTGGTGGTGGTCAACAAGCAGATTATCATCAAAATAATCACTATCGTTacaataaaaatcataataatcagcatcaacaacagcagcagcaacctCATCACCATAATCAACATCGTTACAACAATCATCACTAtcaacatcagcagcagcagcaacaacagcaacaacaataccaGCAACAGTCGAATGCCTCGGCTGTGGCTGAAAGTGCCAATGATATGGAGAATATCGCTTTGGATTATTTGCAAACTGTGATTCAATGTCTTAATCAAAATCCAGGCCAATTCGATAGCATTGCCACACGCTTCATCACCATCTTCGATGGCATGGAGAGCAACCACTATGTACTCTCCATTGCCATGGAGGACATATTCGATGAGTCGATTAAAAATCCCAATTTCCGTTACATGGGCGCTAAACTGTACAATCTCTTGCACATGTTGAATCCCAGCAAGGACTCCCTATTCCACACATTGCTCAAATTCAAGCTCGACTTCCACCAGCAACAGGTGCGCGAGTACATGCAAAGCAAACAGGAGGCCAAGGTGCGCGAAACTGCCCTCTTCCTGGCCGAACTCTACATGCAGCTGAGGGGCGACGATTCCCGCATCTATCTGATTGCCGAGAATATTGTGTTCTCGCTGAAAGAGTTGCTGTCGATGGAGGACAACAAGGATAATATGCGTTGCATTTGTTTGACCCTCAAGTTGGCCGGCTACGATTTGACTTCGGATTGTGCTGGCGATATGAAGGAAATTATTGCTAAATTGGATGCCATCAACTGTCAGAATCCCGGCAAATATCCACTGGCCAACAATGTGATTTCGCTGCAAAAGAACAACTGGGGCCGCAAAGCCATCGGTGCAGATTCGCTGGGCGATCCCGAAACATCGAAACTTCCACAGCCGCTACGTGACAGTGATGATCCCGTATTCTATGGCCCAGATGGTCGCGAGATAACCGCTGAAGAATGCGAATTCTTAACCAATGGAGCTGCCGGCACAGCCGCCTCTTCAGACAATGAGGATGATAACGACGATGTCGATCTAGATCCCGAAATGGACGAGGAGACTGAAAGAGATtttaaactatttcttaaacaagCTAACAACAAATCATAG
- the Rpn13 gene encoding proteasomal ubiquitin receptor ADRM1 homolog isoform X3 — MFGRQSGLSSSGGSGSNLVEFRAGRMNLIGKMVHPDTRKGLVYLTQGDDGLMHFCWKDRTTGKVEDDLIVFPDDFEFKRVEQCKTGRVYVLKFKTSSRRMFFWMQETKTDKDEDLCRRVNETMNNPPSASRGGQDGGDLQYMLNNMSQQQLMQLFGGVGQMGGLSSLLGSMNRSSDSLRTPTSNRTSSSAAAGLLTPENTSSTPRTPSAPKGKSSKSASTTGGDNSGSSGNNSGGTTAGAGSGRSLNIDLSSALAGSEIVNELISDPERVNTLSVHLPETEDADEDKKQQIKDTIASPQFQQALSLFSNALQSAQLGPVVSQFELTPEAVAAAYSGNLEEFVKALEKALPAGASMSSPTSSKTKDSAAEVKKEEEDKSGEKKE; from the exons ATGTTCGGTCGTCAAAGTGGTCTTAGTAGTAGCGGAGGCAGTGGTTCCAATTTAGTGGAATTTCGTGCTGGAAGAATGAATTTAATTGGCAAGATGGTACATCCCGATACCCGTAAAGGTTTGGTCTATTTAACACAGGGTGATGATGGCTTAATGCACTTCTGTTGGAAGGATCGTACTACCGGCAAG GTTGAAGATGATTTAATTGTGTTCCCGgatgattttgaatttaaacggGTTGAGCAGTGCAAGACAGGCCGTGTTTATGTATTGAAATTTAAGACCTCCAGTCGCCGAATGTTCTTCTGGATGCAAGAAACCAAGACAGATAAAGATGAGGATTTATGCCGTCGCGTCAATGAAACAATGAATAATCCCCCATCTGCCTCTCGTGGTGGTCAAGATGGTGGCGATTTGCAGTACATGTTAAATAATATGTCGCAACAACAGTTAATGCAGTTGTTTGGAGGCGTAGGACAAATGGGAGGACTTAGCTCCTTGTTGGGTTCCATGAA TCGCTCTTCGGATAGTTTACGTACTCCAACATCAAATCGTACCAGTTCAAGTGCTGCTGCTGGTCTTTTAACTCCAGAGAATACTTCATCCACCCCACGTACCCCTTCAGCTCCCAAGGGTAAAAGCAGTAAGAGTGCAAGCACTACAGGAGGTGACAACAGTGGCAGCAGCGGTAATAATTCCGGAGGTACAACAGCTGGTG CTGGCTCCGGTCGTTCACTCAACATTGATCTTTCATCCGCTTTGGCTGGTTCGGAAATTGTCAACGAACTCATATCTGATCCGGAACGTGTGAATACTCTATCCGTTCACCTGCCTGAAACCGAGGATGCCGATGAggataaaaaacagcaaattaaAGACACAATAGCTTCTCCCCAATTCCAACAGGCTCTGTCTCTTTTCTCCAATGCCTTACAGTCGGCCCAATTGGGACCCGTGGTCTCGCAGTTCGAGCTTACTCCCGAAGCCGTGGCCGCCGCCTATTCTGGTAATTTGGAGGAGTTTGTCAAAGCATTGGAAAAAGCCTTACCAGCTGGTGCTTCTATGTCATCGCCCACCAGTTCAAAGACTAAAGATTCCGCTGCTGAAGTCAAGAAAGAGGAAGAGGATAAGTCAGGCGAAAAGAAGGAATAG
- the Rpn13 gene encoding proteasomal ubiquitin receptor ADRM1 homolog isoform X1 yields the protein MFGRQSGLSSSGGSGSNLVEFRAGRMNLIGKMVHPDTRKGLVYLTQGDDGLMHFCWKDRTTGKVEDDLIVFPDDFEFKRVEQCKTGRVYVLKFKTSSRRMFFWMQETKTDKDEDLCRRVNETMNNPPSASRGGQDGGDLQYMLNNMSQQQLMQLFGGVGQMGGLSSLLGSMNRSSDSLRTPTSNRTSSSAAAGLLTPENTSSTPRTPSAPKGKSSKSASTTGGDNSGSSGNNSGGTTAGGKKSSNIFTPTNAFQSYLSNLSPEAGSGRSLNIDLSSALAGSEIVNELISDPERVNTLSVHLPETEDADEDKKQQIKDTIASPQFQQALSLFSNALQSAQLGPVVSQFELTPEAVAAAYSGNLEEFVKALEKALPAGASMSSPTSSKTKDSAAEVKKEEEDKSGEKKE from the exons ATGTTCGGTCGTCAAAGTGGTCTTAGTAGTAGCGGAGGCAGTGGTTCCAATTTAGTGGAATTTCGTGCTGGAAGAATGAATTTAATTGGCAAGATGGTACATCCCGATACCCGTAAAGGTTTGGTCTATTTAACACAGGGTGATGATGGCTTAATGCACTTCTGTTGGAAGGATCGTACTACCGGCAAG GTTGAAGATGATTTAATTGTGTTCCCGgatgattttgaatttaaacggGTTGAGCAGTGCAAGACAGGCCGTGTTTATGTATTGAAATTTAAGACCTCCAGTCGCCGAATGTTCTTCTGGATGCAAGAAACCAAGACAGATAAAGATGAGGATTTATGCCGTCGCGTCAATGAAACAATGAATAATCCCCCATCTGCCTCTCGTGGTGGTCAAGATGGTGGCGATTTGCAGTACATGTTAAATAATATGTCGCAACAACAGTTAATGCAGTTGTTTGGAGGCGTAGGACAAATGGGAGGACTTAGCTCCTTGTTGGGTTCCATGAA TCGCTCTTCGGATAGTTTACGTACTCCAACATCAAATCGTACCAGTTCAAGTGCTGCTGCTGGTCTTTTAACTCCAGAGAATACTTCATCCACCCCACGTACCCCTTCAGCTCCCAAGGGTAAAAGCAGTAAGAGTGCAAGCACTACAGGAGGTGACAACAGTGGCAGCAGCGGTAATAATTCCGGAGGTACAACAGCTGGTGGTAAGAAATCATCTAATATTTTCACACCCACCAATGCATTCCAATCCTACTTATCCAACCTCTCACCCGAAGCTGGCTCCGGTCGTTCACTCAACATTGATCTTTCATCCGCTTTGGCTGGTTCGGAAATTGTCAACGAACTCATATCTGATCCGGAACGTGTGAATACTCTATCCGTTCACCTGCCTGAAACCGAGGATGCCGATGAggataaaaaacagcaaattaaAGACACAATAGCTTCTCCCCAATTCCAACAGGCTCTGTCTCTTTTCTCCAATGCCTTACAGTCGGCCCAATTGGGACCCGTGGTCTCGCAGTTCGAGCTTACTCCCGAAGCCGTGGCCGCCGCCTATTCTGGTAATTTGGAGGAGTTTGTCAAAGCATTGGAAAAAGCCTTACCAGCTGGTGCTTCTATGTCATCGCCCACCAGTTCAAAGACTAAAGATTCCGCTGCTGAAGTCAAGAAAGAGGAAGAGGATAAGTCAGGCGAAAAGAAGGAATAG
- the Rpn13 gene encoding proteasomal ubiquitin receptor ADRM1 homolog isoform X2: MFGRQSGLSSSGGSGSNLVEFRAGRMNLIGKMVHPDTRKGLVYLTQGDDGLMHFCWKDRTTGKVEDDLIVFPDDFEFKRVEQCKTGRVYVLKFKTSSRRMFFWMQETKTDKDEDLCRRVNETMNNPPSASRGGQDGGDLQYMLNNMSQQQLMQLFGGVGQMGGLSSLLGSMNLRTPTSNRTSSSAAAGLLTPENTSSTPRTPSAPKGKSSKSASTTGGDNSGSSGNNSGGTTAGGKKSSNIFTPTNAFQSYLSNLSPEAGSGRSLNIDLSSALAGSEIVNELISDPERVNTLSVHLPETEDADEDKKQQIKDTIASPQFQQALSLFSNALQSAQLGPVVSQFELTPEAVAAAYSGNLEEFVKALEKALPAGASMSSPTSSKTKDSAAEVKKEEEDKSGEKKE; the protein is encoded by the exons ATGTTCGGTCGTCAAAGTGGTCTTAGTAGTAGCGGAGGCAGTGGTTCCAATTTAGTGGAATTTCGTGCTGGAAGAATGAATTTAATTGGCAAGATGGTACATCCCGATACCCGTAAAGGTTTGGTCTATTTAACACAGGGTGATGATGGCTTAATGCACTTCTGTTGGAAGGATCGTACTACCGGCAAG GTTGAAGATGATTTAATTGTGTTCCCGgatgattttgaatttaaacggGTTGAGCAGTGCAAGACAGGCCGTGTTTATGTATTGAAATTTAAGACCTCCAGTCGCCGAATGTTCTTCTGGATGCAAGAAACCAAGACAGATAAAGATGAGGATTTATGCCGTCGCGTCAATGAAACAATGAATAATCCCCCATCTGCCTCTCGTGGTGGTCAAGATGGTGGCGATTTGCAGTACATGTTAAATAATATGTCGCAACAACAGTTAATGCAGTTGTTTGGAGGCGTAGGACAAATGGGAGGACTTAGCTCCTTGTTGGGTTCCATGAA TTTACGTACTCCAACATCAAATCGTACCAGTTCAAGTGCTGCTGCTGGTCTTTTAACTCCAGAGAATACTTCATCCACCCCACGTACCCCTTCAGCTCCCAAGGGTAAAAGCAGTAAGAGTGCAAGCACTACAGGAGGTGACAACAGTGGCAGCAGCGGTAATAATTCCGGAGGTACAACAGCTGGTGGTAAGAAATCATCTAATATTTTCACACCCACCAATGCATTCCAATCCTACTTATCCAACCTCTCACCCGAAGCTGGCTCCGGTCGTTCACTCAACATTGATCTTTCATCCGCTTTGGCTGGTTCGGAAATTGTCAACGAACTCATATCTGATCCGGAACGTGTGAATACTCTATCCGTTCACCTGCCTGAAACCGAGGATGCCGATGAggataaaaaacagcaaattaaAGACACAATAGCTTCTCCCCAATTCCAACAGGCTCTGTCTCTTTTCTCCAATGCCTTACAGTCGGCCCAATTGGGACCCGTGGTCTCGCAGTTCGAGCTTACTCCCGAAGCCGTGGCCGCCGCCTATTCTGGTAATTTGGAGGAGTTTGTCAAAGCATTGGAAAAAGCCTTACCAGCTGGTGCTTCTATGTCATCGCCCACCAGTTCAAAGACTAAAGATTCCGCTGCTGAAGTCAAGAAAGAGGAAGAGGATAAGTCAGGCGAAAAGAAGGAATAG